A stretch of DNA from Rhizobium sullae:
GTAGATGTAGATCGGAAGGGTCACGTCGCGGCCGGTGAGGAAATAGGTGACCGGGATTTCATCGAAGGACAGCGTGAAACACAGCAGCGCCGATCCGATGATCGAAGTGCGAATGTTGGGAAGAATCACCCGGTAGAACGTTTCGAAGGGCGTCGCTCCGAGATCCGCCGAAGCTTCGAGGAGACGCAGATTGAGCTTGGCGAGGCGGGCCATCACCTGCGAGACAACGACGCCAAGCAGCGCTGTCGCGTGACCGATGACCACGGCGGTGAGGCTTTGGGGGATGCCGATCTGCTTGTAGAAGTTCAGCATCGCAATCCCGGTCACGATGCCCGGTAGGCTGAGCGGCAGCAGGATAGCGTTGCGGAAAATGTCCTTACCCGGGAAGCTGTAACGATCGAGCGCCAGAGCCGCCGTGACGCCGATCACCACGCTGAGGAGTGTTGCGAAGCTCGCCACGATCAAGCTGTTGCCAAGCGCCGTCAGCATCTGGTTGTTCGCCAGGAACTGTTGGTACCAGCGTAGCGTAAAGCCCGAGAGCGGAAAGGACGTCACCGGGCTGTCATTGAATGAAAACAGCACGAGGATGACAATCGGCACGTAAAGAAAAATCAGCACCAGTAAACTGAATCCGACCAGGCCGCGCTGCCACCATTGAAGAGAAGCCATCATCTCGTCCTCCTAGTTCATATCTATGTGATCTCGCCGGTCGAACCGGCTTGAGACGGTGAGAACGGCGAGTACGAGGATCAGCACGAGCGTTGCGAGCGCCGAACCGAGCGGCCAGTTGAGCGCTGCGCCGAACTGGCTCTGAAGGAGGTTGGCAACCATGGTGCCGTCAGGGCCGCCAACGAGCACAGGAGCTACGAAATCTCCAAAGGCGAGGCAGAAGGTCAGTGTCGCACCAGCTATGAGACCGCCCAGGGACAACGGAAAGATCACCCTCCAAAACGTGATGAAGGGGCCGACGCCCAGGTCTTCCGAAGCCTCGATCAGTGCCTTTGGAATGTTGTCGAGCACGGTGAAGAGGGGCATCACCATGAATGGGACGAAGATGTAGACCAGAGTAATCACCATGGACGCCTGATTGTAGAGGAACAGCGTCAGTGGCTCGTCGATGAGTCCGAAGGAGAGGAGCAGGGAATTGAGCGCTCCGTTCGTTCCCAGGATGATCTTCCAGGTGTAAGCCCGCAGGAGATATGAGACCCAGAGTGGGACGATGACGGACATGTAGAGAAGGTTTCGCCACTTTTGGGACTTGACCGTGAAGACCAGAAAATAGGCGAGCGGGTAACCGAGCAGGATCGCTCCAAGGGTGACGAGCAGGGCGATCTTGAGGGTGCGCAGGATGACGGTGATGTATTGGGGGTCGCTGAACAGTTGGACGAAGTTGCCCCGCTGAAAATCAGGGACAAAGAGAGGGAATTGGCGGGTCCAGAAACCGACGGCGATCATGACCGCGTAGGGAAAGATCATGAAAATCAGCGCCCAGCCCAGCGGAATTGAAAAAAGGGCTGCGAAGGCTGCGAGATTGCGGCGGCCGACGGTCATGTGCGTAGCTCCGGTGCAAATAACATCACATCGGCCGGGTCTACATACAGGCCGATGGCCCCCCCAGGCTCGAGATGACGCCCTGTTCCGGCAGTCCGTGGGACATCCGCAAAGATTCGCCCGGCGTTGCCCGCCAAAGCGAGTTCCAGACGCACGCGGTCTCCATGGAACAGCGTCTCGATAATTCGAGCCTCCATGGTGTTGGCTCCATCGAAGGCGTCCAGTCTTATCCTCTCGGGTCGGATACCGGCGGTGACGGCGCGAAGAGGCTCGCCGGCGGACGGAACCCTGCCGATACGCCTCAGAAGGGTTCCGTCATCCAGCCGAAGGAGATCGAATACTCCATCTCGACCCTCGTATCTTGCCGACACCAGGTTGGAAGCGCCGATGAAGTCGGCCACGTAAGGAGTGGCCGGATCGTCGTAGAGTTCGGTGGGCGCTCCGACCTGGACGATCTTTCCCTCTTTCATGACGACGATGCGATCGGAGAGCGCAAGTGCCTCGGCCTGATCGTGGGTCACCATCAGGAAGGTGATGCCGAGTTCCCGGTGGAGCCGCTTGAGTTCGACCTGCATGCCTTCGCGGAGCTTCACGTCGAGCGCCGACAGGGGCTCGTCAAGCAGCAGCACGCGCGGTCGACGCACGATCGCCCGGGCCATGGCGACGCGTTGGCGCTGTCCCCCGGAAAGTGCCGCCGGCACCCGGTTGCCCATCGTCTCCAGGCCGACCATCGCGAGGGTCTCCTCCACGCGTCGCTTCCGCTCCCCGGGTGCGACGGCGCTGCCCTTGACGGACAGGCCGTAGGCAATGTTTTCCGCAACCGTCATATGGGGGAAAAGGGCGTAATCCTGAAAGACGGTGTTGACCGGACGCCGGTAGGGAGGAGCGTTCGTGACATCCTGCCCAGCAATGGACACGGTTCCCGAATTCGCATACTCGAAACCGCCAATGAGCCTCAGCGTGGTGGTTTTTCCGCATCCGGACGGTCCGAGGAGGGTAACGAATTCGCCTTCACCCACCTCGAGTTTCGTTTCGTGTAGGGCCGTGAAATGGCCATAGGTCTTTGTCACGCCGTTCAGCGTCACGATAGCACGCGAGCTCATGCGTTCTCCAAAATATCAGATGTAAGAGGAAAGGGAGGATGCGCGTAGCACCCTCCGACCCAACGGTCGCTTAGAGGCCCGCCTTAACCGCGTTCCAGACCTCGAGGTACTTGTCGAGGCGCTTCGGCTGCTCCCACATCACGAGGCTTTTGACGAACTCGACGTTATTGACCTGACGTTCCTTCTTCAGGTCCTCATTCATGCAACCCTGGACGGCCTTCGGGTTCACCGGAAAATAACCGGTCTCCCCAGCAATGCCGCACTGCCCGTCTGCTGACTGCATGAATGACATGAACTTGTATGTGCATTCGGTATTCGGAGAGCCCTTGGCGATCATCATCGAATCCATCCAGCCCTCGGCTTTCTCCTTTGGTGTGAATTCGATGACGTTGAAGCCCTTATTCAAGGCGTTGACGTCTTTGCTCGTCAGGCCGGTCCAGGCGTTGGACACATACACTTCCTCGTTGGCCATGAGTTCGGTCAGCTCTCCAGCAGATGCCCAGTATTTCCGAACCAACGGCTTTTGTTCGAGCAGTTTTGCCTTCACAGCATCCAACTGCTCGTCCGTGAGATCAAAAACATTGTCGTAGCCAAGGTATCGTGCTGTCCAGTAGATCGCCGACTTGTCGTCCCATAGGGAGACCTTTCCCTTGTTCGCGGGATCGAATAGGACGCCGATCGAATCGGGCGTCGAAGACAGCTTATCCGGCCGATAGATAAGGGAGACAGAGCCCCAAATCAGCGGCACCGCCCAGGTTTCGCCGTCGACTACCACCGCGCTCACCTTGGAGAATTCAGGGTAGATGCCGTCGAAGCCTTCGACCTTCGTGGTGTCGATCGGGTCTACGAAGCCGGCTTCGTGCAACATTGGAACGGTGTCAAGCGAGGGCGTGATAATGTCATAGACTCCACCACCCGCAGCCAATTTGGCGGCAAAATCGTCATTCGAGCCGACATAGGACGCCGTGACCTTGCAGCCGGATGCGGCTTCAAACTTGGTGATAAAGCTATCTGCGGCATAACCTTCCCATGTGAGCAGGTTGAGCTCGCCTGCGCTGGCCGAGGCCATGTGCGGCAGCGCGGAAATCGTTGCCAATGCGCCGATTGCCAGTTTTTTGATTAGGCTCATGATATTGTTCCCCTGTATATCGCGTTTAATTATTTGCGCTTCGTTTTTCGAACGAGCGTGGCGATGTCGATTCCGAGTGCCTTGGCGGCGCTTCGTTTGCTTCCATTTTCTGCGATGGATTTTTCCAGGATCCAGGTCTCAAATCCCTGGACGAGGTCTTTCAAGCTGGCGTGCGCGGGCACAGAAGGCGCAGGCACCTCCATATGCTTGGGCTCGGTGCGCGCGGGGGCGAGTATGGGTGCCATGAAATGCTCCGGAAGCGCGACACCCTCGGCGCAGGCCACGGCCTGCTCCAGGATGTTTGACAGTTCCCGCAAGTTTCCGGGATAGGAGTGCGCCTGAAGCAGATCGGTGAATTCCGGAGACAGCCGAAGCTGAGGTTTCCGAATGAGATTGATGCGACGAAGCATCTGATCGGCAACAGCCTCTACAAGATCGGGCTGCTCGCGCAAAGGCGGGAGGGCAATGGTGACAACCGCGATGCGGTAGAAGAGATCCGGTCGGAATACTCCCTCGGCGATCTTGTTTCCCAGGTCGAGGTTCGTAGATGTGATAAGCCGGAAGCGCGCTCGCCTTCGCTGCATGGATCCCACCCTGCTGAAGGTTTGGGTCTCCAGGAAGGACACGAGCTTCATTTGAGACGTGACGGATAGATCGGTGACTTGGTCCAGAAACAATATCCCCCCGTCGGCGGCTTCGATGAAACCGAGCTTTCCGCGCGTGGATTGGTCCAGCGGCGACCCAGGCTCAATCCCGAACATCTCGACATCGAACTGCTCGTCGGAGAGCATCCCACAGTTGACATGGACGAACGGCACGGCTCCGGCTTTGTCGGAGTGTCCAATTCGTTTTGCGAACTCGGTCTTGCCCGTTCCGGTCTCGCCCGTCAGCAGGATTGCACTCCCGCGTTCCAGAGCCATCTCGCCCTTGCGGGCAAGGCCGTGAAGCCGCGGCGTTATGTGGTACGCGGTCCTTGCGACCTCTCCGGTCTCCGTCTCGAACCGAAACCGCTCTGACCCTTCGTTCGGCCTATGTTGTCGGTTCGC
This window harbors:
- a CDS encoding ABC transporter permease; amino-acid sequence: MMASLQWWQRGLVGFSLLVLIFLYVPIVILVLFSFNDSPVTSFPLSGFTLRWYQQFLANNQMLTALGNSLIVASFATLLSVVIGVTAALALDRYSFPGKDIFRNAILLPLSLPGIVTGIAMLNFYKQIGIPQSLTAVVIGHATALLGVVVSQVMARLAKLNLRLLEASADLGATPFETFYRVILPNIRTSIIGSALLCFTLSFDEIPVTYFLTGRDVTLPIYIYSTLRRGITPEINAVGSIIVAASFVLVVLSVTMLRDQTKSK
- a CDS encoding ABC transporter permease, yielding MTVGRRNLAAFAALFSIPLGWALIFMIFPYAVMIAVGFWTRQFPLFVPDFQRGNFVQLFSDPQYITVILRTLKIALLVTLGAILLGYPLAYFLVFTVKSQKWRNLLYMSVIVPLWVSYLLRAYTWKIILGTNGALNSLLLSFGLIDEPLTLFLYNQASMVITLVYIFVPFMVMPLFTVLDNIPKALIEASEDLGVGPFITFWRVIFPLSLGGLIAGATLTFCLAFGDFVAPVLVGGPDGTMVANLLQSQFGAALNWPLGSALATLVLILVLAVLTVSSRFDRRDHIDMN
- a CDS encoding ABC transporter ATP-binding protein; translation: MSSRAIVTLNGVTKTYGHFTALHETKLEVGEGEFVTLLGPSGCGKTTTLRLIGGFEYANSGTVSIAGQDVTNAPPYRRPVNTVFQDYALFPHMTVAENIAYGLSVKGSAVAPGERKRRVEETLAMVGLETMGNRVPAALSGGQRQRVAMARAIVRRPRVLLLDEPLSALDVKLREGMQVELKRLHRELGITFLMVTHDQAEALALSDRIVVMKEGKIVQVGAPTELYDDPATPYVADFIGASNLVSARYEGRDGVFDLLRLDDGTLLRRIGRVPSAGEPLRAVTAGIRPERIRLDAFDGANTMEARIIETLFHGDRVRLELALAGNAGRIFADVPRTAGTGRHLEPGGAIGLYVDPADVMLFAPELRT
- a CDS encoding ABC transporter substrate-binding protein, whose translation is MSLIKKLAIGALATISALPHMASASAGELNLLTWEGYAADSFITKFEAASGCKVTASYVGSNDDFAAKLAAGGGVYDIITPSLDTVPMLHEAGFVDPIDTTKVEGFDGIYPEFSKVSAVVVDGETWAVPLIWGSVSLIYRPDKLSSTPDSIGVLFDPANKGKVSLWDDKSAIYWTARYLGYDNVFDLTDEQLDAVKAKLLEQKPLVRKYWASAGELTELMANEEVYVSNAWTGLTSKDVNALNKGFNVIEFTPKEKAEGWMDSMMIAKGSPNTECTYKFMSFMQSADGQCGIAGETGYFPVNPKAVQGCMNEDLKKERQVNNVEFVKSLVMWEQPKRLDKYLEVWNAVKAGL
- a CDS encoding sigma 54-interacting transcriptional regulator; amino-acid sequence: MKFYANDINAFAPRGLRPGFVDDPQFRGFLEALPDGAAFLEIDGTIKLANGKLELLLNLARADLVGSELAKHAKTAGPLIQKLAAALHQLKRIEVSGALNSQRNVFASLSILRNQEGGAYGALLTMREANRQHRPNEGSERFRFETETGEVARTAYHITPRLHGLARKGEMALERGSAILLTGETGTGKTEFAKRIGHSDKAGAVPFVHVNCGMLSDEQFDVEMFGIEPGSPLDQSTRGKLGFIEAADGGILFLDQVTDLSVTSQMKLVSFLETQTFSRVGSMQRRRARFRLITSTNLDLGNKIAEGVFRPDLFYRIAVVTIALPPLREQPDLVEAVADQMLRRINLIRKPQLRLSPEFTDLLQAHSYPGNLRELSNILEQAVACAEGVALPEHFMAPILAPARTEPKHMEVPAPSVPAHASLKDLVQGFETWILEKSIAENGSKRSAAKALGIDIATLVRKTKRK